The genomic region AGAGAGCGGCAAGGCAGAGCTAATACCGGGCGTCCTCTTCATAGATGACGCACATATGCTAGACATAGAAGCATTTAGCTTCCTCACAAGAGCAATGGAGAGTGAGATGAGCCCAATACTGGTACTAGCAACGAACCGTGGTATGACAAAGATACGTGGGACAGACATAGAGTCGCCGCACGGTATACCTCTTGACCTCCTTGATAGATTACTGATTATACGTACCAGGCCGTACACTGCTGATGAGATAAAGGAAATCTTAAGGATAAGAGCAGATGAGGAAGACATACCACTAAGTGAAGACGCGCTAGAAGAGCTAACTAAGCTAGGCGCTGAAAGAAGCCTACGCTACGCCGTACAGCTAATGGAGCCGGCACGCATACTAGCAGAGCGCGAGGGAAGAACAAAGGTTACCGCAGAAGACGTGAGGAGGGCAGCAAAATACTTCGTAGATGTAAGGGAGAGCACAAGGTACGTACAAGAGTACGAAGAGAAATTCCTCAAATAACTCGTCGGCCTCCGGTGTTGCGACTATATTGGTACTGCTTTTCCAATAATGCATGTTACCGACACATACTCATAACGCCTTCTTTTGACTACTTATTAACCTCTAGAGAAGATATAGTCGAATCAAAGCCTAGCCAGGAAAGAGTCATTTCTTGCCCCTATCGGCTCGGAAGATGGTGTTGCTCAATGGGGTTTAAGGATAAGCTAGCAAGAGCTGAGCAACTCTTTGGTTTTGACACGGTCTACCTTGTTCCGGGCCGTGCAGAAGTTGAGCCAAACGAGGTAGACATTAGGACGAGGTTTAGCCGAAACGTCCCCTTGCTAGTACCCGTGGTCTCGTCGCCTATGGATACTGTTACCGAGCACGAACTCGCCATAGTACTTGCTCTTCATGGGGCCCTCGGCGTCATTCATAGGAATATGCCAGTGGAACAGCAAGTAGAGGAAGTTCGCAAGGTTAAGGAGCATCCTCCGATAAGGCTCCGAATAGCCTATCTGAGGCCAAGCGATTCATGTGCTTATGCCCTTGAGATTATGAGGCAGCTAGGCGTACGTTCCTTACCAGTTGTTGACGGCACTACTGTTAGCGGATACGTATACTTCTCGGAGCTCGAGAAGGAGTGCCATAGTGGTCACGAACGAGTCCGGGATAGCACTAAGCCTGGAAAGACCTATAGTGTTAAGAGTGTTAATGAAGCACGTCTCGATGTTGTAAGGGGAGTTACTGATGCGGCTGCTATAGTCTTGTCAAATGGTAACTATGTTGGCACCTTACTTGTTAGCGACGCGCTAGAAGAGCTAACCCCCTTATTGGACAATGAAGGAAGGTTGCGAGTAGCAGCAGCGATATCACCTTTCGATAAAGAACGCGCACTAAAACTGGACAAGCATGTTGATGCGCTTGTTAGCGATGTAGCACACTTTCACAATTCCAATGTGATCAAGGCTGCACGCAACCTAGTAAAAGAAATCACGTCAGACTTTGTTGCAGGGAATATTGGAACTTATAACGCAGCGATAGACGTTGTGTCCGAAATTGAACGCATAGACGGGCTGAGAGTTGGCATAGCTGGCGGCTCCATATGTACCACGGCTTTCGTCGGCGGTGCATATGCGCCAACACTGTGGGCAGTTGCCTCAGTAAGAGACGCCCTA from Pyrofollis japonicus harbors:
- the guaB gene encoding IMP dehydrogenase; the protein is MGFKDKLARAEQLFGFDTVYLVPGRAEVEPNEVDIRTRFSRNVPLLVPVVSSPMDTVTEHELAIVLALHGALGVIHRNMPVEQQVEEVRKVKEHPPIRLRIAYLRPSDSCAYALEIMRQLGVRSLPVVDGTTVSGYVYFSELEKECHSGHERVRDSTKPGKTYSVKSVNEARLDVVRGVTDAAAIVLSNGNYVGTLLVSDALEELTPLLDNEGRLRVAAAISPFDKERALKLDKHVDALVSDVAHFHNSNVIKAARNLVKEITSDFVAGNIGTYNAAIDVVSEIERIDGLRVGIAGGSICTTAFVGGAYAPTLWAVASVRDALKEMGADDTPVIADGGIRSSGDAVKALAAGASSVMLGYVFAGTDEAAAPLIAMGEKLYKPYRGMASKGAMSRRFAADRYTRLVKRAAEGVEGLVAYKGPAAKVLKEFIEGIKAGLGYAGARNIAELWEKAVFGIAPRKYTIGEINE